The Halanaerobiales bacterium genome includes a window with the following:
- a CDS encoding thiamine pyrophosphate-dependent enzyme, which translates to MKTFNDFLLKEEEISEIVIGNTALVRGMIEAQTRVITSYPGSPMPEVAEAIRGIPKEERPFYFEFSTNEKVATEIAFGASINGHLSTVFFKSVGLNVAADSFVQLSLMDLKGGMVVVIGDDPGANSSQNEQDNRHYAHLSYIPVFEASTPQEVYEMYKKAAEVSKEKHMPVILRLSTHVCHAKEKVDFSSWQKTEFDKKPRFSSKDENYVPITSTVFPMKRRALKKLDEFRDYADHSNFNKIINNDSEIGIISMGVPYLSLRDVLEEVDDKPDILKLGIIYPLPRKTIIEFLKNHKEVKILEELDNVIEKELKVIAFEENIDVKIIGKNDIEDWINEYTPDKVYKVLEKTWSDLLEKRNLEKYTSSLENRPAQLCPGCGHRSAFYAIKQALSEDDITVADIGCHTLGYLPPYNMGEALLSMGHSTSTGTGLSLFNDSRKVVSFLGDSTMFHAGLPGIANAVFNDHNLTLVIMENGTTAMTGHQNHPGSGQNFNNEGNKIEIMETLKGLGVKNIYKVDTYAQAKLKEKMKEALNDEGFSVVIASHPCMLKFTREARRSGTYKDNKAIIDQDECKNIHECVSEFACPSFQKNEDGTIWVHDDLCIGDGSCFQTCPVSAIKMDKSKGGNK; encoded by the coding sequence TAATACAGCTCTTGTTAGAGGAATGATTGAAGCTCAAACAAGAGTAATAACTTCTTATCCAGGTTCCCCAATGCCTGAAGTGGCAGAAGCTATAAGAGGAATACCAAAAGAAGAAAGACCATTTTATTTTGAATTTTCTACTAACGAAAAGGTAGCTACAGAAATAGCTTTTGGTGCTTCAATTAATGGACATTTATCTACAGTATTTTTTAAGAGTGTTGGTCTTAATGTAGCAGCAGATAGTTTTGTTCAACTTTCACTTATGGATTTAAAAGGTGGGATGGTTGTAGTAATTGGTGATGATCCTGGAGCAAATTCATCACAAAATGAACAGGATAATAGACATTATGCACATTTATCCTATATTCCGGTTTTTGAAGCATCAACCCCTCAGGAAGTTTATGAAATGTATAAAAAAGCAGCTGAAGTTTCTAAAGAAAAACATATGCCAGTTATTTTAAGATTAAGTACTCATGTCTGTCATGCTAAAGAAAAAGTTGATTTTTCTTCCTGGCAAAAAACTGAATTTGATAAAAAACCACGTTTTTCAAGTAAAGATGAAAACTATGTACCAATAACTTCTACAGTATTTCCTATGAAAAGAAGAGCTTTAAAGAAACTTGATGAATTTAGGGATTATGCAGACCATTCAAATTTTAATAAGATAATAAATAATGACTCTGAGATAGGCATTATTAGTATGGGGGTCCCATATTTATCTTTAAGAGATGTATTAGAAGAAGTAGATGATAAACCTGATATTTTAAAATTGGGAATTATTTATCCATTACCTCGAAAAACAATAATTGAATTTTTAAAAAATCATAAAGAAGTTAAAATTCTTGAAGAATTGGATAATGTTATTGAAAAAGAATTAAAAGTTATAGCCTTTGAAGAAAATATTGATGTTAAAATAATAGGAAAAAATGATATAGAAGACTGGATTAATGAATATACCCCAGATAAAGTTTATAAAGTATTAGAAAAGACCTGGAGTGATTTATTAGAAAAAAGAAATCTGGAAAAATATACTTCAAGTTTAGAAAACAGACCTGCTCAGTTGTGTCCTGGTTGCGGTCATCGTTCTGCTTTTTATGCAATAAAACAAGCCCTATCTGAGGATGATATTACTGTAGCAGATATTGGATGTCATACATTGGGATATTTACCACCATATAATATGGGAGAAGCTCTTTTATCTATGGGACATTCAACTTCTACTGGAACTGGATTATCTTTATTTAATGATAGTCGAAAAGTTGTTTCCTTTTTAGGAGATTCAACAATGTTTCATGCTGGATTACCTGGTATAGCTAATGCAGTTTTCAATGACCATAATTTAACTTTAGTAATAATGGAAAATGGAACTACAGCAATGACCGGCCATCAAAATCATCCAGGTAGTGGACAAAACTTTAATAATGAAGGTAATAAAATAGAAATTATGGAAACATTAAAGGGATTGGGTGTTAAAAACATCTATAAAGTTGATACTTATGCCCAGGCTAAACTTAAAGAAAAAATGAAAGAAGCCTTAAATGATGAAGGATTCAGTGTAGTAATTGCTTCTCATCCCTGTATGTTAAAATTCACAAGAGAAGCAAGAAGATCAGGAACATATAAAGATAATAAGGCAATAATAGATCAGGATGAATGTAAAAATATTCATGAATGTGTAAGTGAATTTGCCTGTCCTTCTTTTCAAAAAAATGAAGATGGGACAATTTGGGTTCATGATGATCTTTGTATAGGAGATGGTTCCTGTTTTCAGACCTGTCCTGTC